The following proteins are co-located in the Rhodococcus opacus B4 genome:
- a CDS encoding succinate dehydrogenase/fumarate reductase iron-sulfur subunit, with translation MGYDAQFRVWRGDADGGALEDYTIPVNEGEVVLDIIHRLQATQTPDLAVRWNCKAGKCGSCSAEINGQPRLMCMTRMSTFTEDEVVTVTPLRAFPVIRDLVTDVSFNYEKAREIPSFTPPPGLGPGEYRMQQIDVERSQEFRKCIECFLCQNTCHVIRDHDDNKPAFSGPRFFIRVAELEMHPLDTADRRDAAQEEFGLGLCNITKCCTEVCPEGIKITDNAIIPMKERVVDRRYDPIVWLGNKLRRRRP, from the coding sequence ATGGGTTACGACGCGCAGTTCCGGGTATGGCGCGGCGACGCCGACGGCGGCGCCCTCGAGGACTACACCATCCCCGTCAACGAAGGTGAGGTGGTGCTCGACATCATTCACCGGTTGCAGGCCACGCAGACCCCGGACCTCGCGGTGCGATGGAACTGCAAGGCGGGCAAGTGCGGGTCGTGCTCCGCGGAGATCAACGGTCAGCCGCGGCTGATGTGCATGACCCGGATGTCGACGTTCACCGAGGACGAGGTGGTCACGGTGACGCCACTGCGGGCGTTCCCCGTCATCCGGGACCTCGTCACCGATGTGTCGTTCAACTACGAGAAGGCCAGGGAGATCCCGTCGTTCACCCCGCCGCCGGGGCTCGGTCCGGGCGAGTACCGGATGCAGCAGATCGACGTCGAACGGTCGCAGGAGTTCCGCAAGTGCATCGAGTGCTTCCTCTGCCAGAACACCTGTCACGTCATCCGGGATCACGACGACAACAAGCCGGCATTTTCCGGTCCCCGCTTCTTCATCCGCGTCGCCGAACTGGAGATGCATCCACTCGACACGGCGGATCGTCGTGACGCGGCGCAGGAAGAGTTCGGCCTCGGCCTCTGCAACATCACCAAGTGCTGCACCGAGGTGTGCCCCGAAGGGATCAAGATCACCGACAACGCCATCATCCCGATGAAGGAGAGGGTGGTCGACCGGCGGTACGACCCGATCGTGTGGCTGGGCAACAAGCTGCGGCGTCGCCGCCCGTGA
- a CDS encoding 8-amino-7-oxononanoate synthase has protein sequence MVPNVSTDRTFTTWLDDVEEQRRAAGLRRELRPRTPGSALIDLASNDYLGLVRHPEVLHGAMAALRRWGAGATGSRLVTGSTTEHELLESELAEFVGAGAGLVFSSGYTANLGAVTALSGAGSLIVSDAGSHASLVDACRLSRARVAVAPHADLDFVRSALATRPEERALVVTDSVFSADGDLAPLVDLHRVCREYGAFLVVDEAHGVGVRGAGGRGLVHEVGLAGEPDIVVTATLSKSLASQGGVVLASEKVRAHLVDAARTFIFDTGLAPAAVGAARAALAVLRREPHRAEAVLDRAWDLARFTGAAAPESAVVSVILGDPQRAFDAAAACREQGLHVGCFRPPSVPEGTSRLRLTARATLDQDELARIETVLTDVLAGASA, from the coding sequence ATGGTGCCGAATGTGAGTACCGACCGCACCTTCACCACCTGGCTCGACGACGTCGAGGAGCAGCGTCGCGCCGCGGGACTGCGCCGCGAACTGCGTCCCCGCACGCCGGGCAGCGCGCTCATCGACCTGGCGTCCAACGACTACCTCGGGCTCGTACGGCACCCCGAGGTGCTGCACGGCGCGATGGCCGCACTCCGTCGGTGGGGTGCCGGCGCCACCGGTTCGCGCCTGGTTACCGGATCGACCACCGAACACGAACTGCTCGAATCGGAACTCGCCGAGTTCGTCGGCGCCGGCGCCGGGCTGGTGTTCTCCTCCGGGTACACCGCGAATCTCGGTGCCGTCACCGCGCTGTCCGGCGCCGGGTCGCTGATCGTCTCCGACGCGGGCAGTCACGCGTCGCTCGTCGACGCGTGCCGGCTGTCCCGGGCCCGGGTGGCCGTCGCGCCGCACGCCGATCTCGACTTCGTCCGCAGTGCACTGGCCACTCGGCCGGAGGAACGGGCGCTGGTCGTCACCGATTCGGTGTTCAGCGCGGACGGTGACCTCGCGCCCCTCGTCGACCTGCACCGCGTGTGCCGCGAGTACGGCGCGTTTCTCGTGGTGGACGAGGCCCACGGAGTCGGAGTCCGCGGAGCAGGGGGCCGCGGACTCGTGCACGAGGTGGGGCTCGCGGGCGAACCCGACATCGTCGTCACGGCCACTCTGTCGAAGTCACTGGCCAGTCAGGGCGGTGTGGTGCTGGCGTCGGAGAAGGTCCGCGCGCATCTCGTCGACGCCGCGCGCACGTTCATCTTCGACACCGGACTGGCCCCGGCCGCCGTCGGTGCTGCCCGCGCCGCCCTCGCAGTGCTGCGGCGTGAACCGCACCGCGCCGAGGCCGTCCTGGATCGGGCCTGGGACCTCGCGCGGTTCACCGGCGCCGCGGCACCCGAGTCCGCCGTGGTCTCGGTGATCCTCGGCGACCCGCAACGCGCCTTCGACGCCGCGGCCGCCTGCCGCGAACAGGGTCTGCACGTCGGCTGCTTCCGGCCCCCGTCGGTACCCGAGGGCACGTCGCGGCTGCGGCTCACCGCCCGCGCCACGCTCGATCAGGACGAACTGGCGCGGATCGAGACCGTGCTGACCGACGTCCTGGCGGGAGCGTCGGCATGA
- a CDS encoding adenosylmethionine--8-amino-7-oxononanoate transaminase: protein MTSPSLSADDITALDASLLWHPYGAFPASTTPLVVAEASGTRLTLADGRELVDGMSSWWAAVHGYRHPVLDAAAIAQLGRMSHVMFGGLTHEPAARLAQLLVEITPDGLDKVFLADSGSVSVEVAVKMCLQYWRSRGRPERHRLLTWRGGYHGDTFAPMSVCDPDGGMHSLWTDVLARQVFAGPPPREFDPRYVAEFERLVAEHNDELAAVIVEPVVQGAGGMRFHDPRYLAELRRICDEHGLLLVFDEIATGFGRTGELFAADHARVRPDIMCVGKALTGGYMTLAATLCSTDVAETISAGDAGGLMHGPTFMANPLACAVAVASIELLRSRDWQGEVADVRRGLESGLAPARELPGVRDVRVLGAIGVIELSEPVDMRAATDAAVAAGAWLRPFRNLIYAMPPYVCTSEDVRKITTGMLAAARTSTPG from the coding sequence GTGACCTCCCCGAGCCTGTCCGCCGACGACATCACCGCCCTCGACGCCTCGCTGCTCTGGCATCCGTACGGCGCCTTCCCCGCCTCGACCACCCCGCTCGTGGTGGCCGAGGCGAGCGGCACCCGCCTCACTCTCGCGGACGGACGCGAACTCGTCGACGGCATGAGTTCGTGGTGGGCGGCGGTCCACGGCTACCGGCATCCCGTTCTCGACGCGGCGGCGATCGCGCAACTCGGCCGGATGAGCCACGTGATGTTCGGCGGGCTGACCCACGAACCGGCCGCACGGCTCGCCCAGCTCCTCGTGGAGATCACCCCGGACGGACTCGACAAGGTGTTCCTCGCCGATTCCGGTTCGGTGTCCGTCGAGGTCGCGGTCAAGATGTGCCTGCAGTACTGGCGCAGTCGCGGCAGGCCGGAGCGGCACCGGCTGCTGACCTGGCGGGGCGGCTATCACGGCGACACCTTCGCCCCGATGAGCGTCTGCGACCCGGACGGCGGCATGCATTCCCTCTGGACGGACGTCCTGGCACGGCAGGTCTTCGCGGGACCGCCGCCGCGCGAATTCGACCCGCGGTACGTCGCGGAGTTCGAGCGTCTGGTGGCAGAGCACAACGACGAACTGGCGGCCGTCATCGTGGAGCCGGTGGTGCAGGGCGCCGGAGGGATGCGCTTCCACGACCCCCGGTACCTGGCGGAGCTGCGGCGGATCTGCGACGAGCACGGCCTCCTGCTGGTGTTCGACGAGATCGCGACCGGTTTCGGCCGCACCGGCGAACTGTTCGCCGCGGACCACGCCCGGGTCCGCCCCGACATCATGTGCGTCGGCAAGGCCCTCACCGGCGGGTATATGACCCTCGCCGCGACGCTCTGTTCCACCGACGTCGCCGAGACCATCAGCGCCGGCGACGCGGGCGGGCTCATGCACGGTCCCACGTTCATGGCGAACCCGCTCGCCTGCGCCGTCGCGGTGGCGTCGATCGAACTGCTGCGCTCGCGCGACTGGCAGGGCGAGGTCGCGGACGTGCGCCGCGGGCTCGAATCGGGTCTCGCACCGGCCCGGGAACTGCCCGGCGTCCGGGACGTCCGGGTGCTCGGCGCGATCGGCGTGATCGAACTCTCCGAGCCCGTCGACATGCGGGCCGCGACCGACGCCGCGGTGGCGGCCGGGGCCTGGTTGCGCCCCTTCCGCAACCTGATCTACGCGATGCCGCCCTACGTGTGCACCAGCGAGGACGTGCGGAAGATCACAACCGGAATGCTTGCTGCCGCACGGACCTCCACACCGGGCTGA
- a CDS encoding VOC family protein, with product MLSNARAFSGFAVDDIATAKSFYSDTLGLEVTEEDMGLLGLHLPRGPVVLIYPKPDHTPASFTILNFAVGDVEKAVDALTERGIRFLQYDGFDQDDKGIMRGNGPDIAWFTDPAGNVLSVLAES from the coding sequence ATGTTGAGCAACGCGAGAGCATTCAGCGGATTCGCCGTCGACGACATTGCGACGGCCAAGTCCTTCTACAGCGACACCCTGGGGCTCGAGGTCACCGAGGAGGACATGGGCCTGCTGGGCCTGCATCTCCCCCGGGGTCCCGTGGTGCTGATCTACCCGAAACCCGACCACACGCCGGCGTCGTTCACGATCCTGAACTTCGCGGTCGGCGACGTCGAGAAGGCCGTCGACGCGCTCACCGAGCGCGGAATTCGGTTCCTGCAATACGACGGATTCGATCAGGACGACAAGGGAATCATGCGCGGCAACGGTCCGGACATCGCCTGGTTCACCGACCCGGCAGGCAACGTGCTGTCGGTGCTCGCGGAATCCTGA
- a CDS encoding fumarate reductase/succinate dehydrogenase flavoprotein subunit: MTEVERHQYDVVVIGAGGAGLRAVIEAREQGLSVAVVCKSLFGKAHTVMAEGGCAAAMGNANDKDTWQTHFQDTMRGGKFLNNWRMAELHAREAPDRVWELETYGALFDRTPDGRISQRNFGGHTYPRLAHVGDRTGLELIRTMQQKIVSLQQEDFAATGDYEARIKIFAECTISELTKDGDRISGAFGYWRESGRFVLFEAPAVVMATGGIGKSFKVTSNSWEYTGDGHALALRAGANLINMEFVQFHPTGMVWPPSVKGILVTEGVRGDGGVLKNSEGERFMFSYIPPVFKGQYAETEEEADGWYEDSDNNRRTPDLLPRDEVARAINSEVKAGRQTPHGGVYLDIASRMPADEIVRRLPSMYHQFKELADVDITKEQMEVGPTCHYVMGGIEVDPDSGSSSVAGLFAAGECSGGMHGSNRLGGNSLSDLLVFGRRAGLGAAEYVKSLQERPAVSAAAVDAAARMLLSPFDPSVEEGGTTENPYTLHTELQQTMNDLVGIIRKEDEIARALEKLTEIKGRIGGVEVEGHRQFNPGWHLAVDLRNMVLVSECVAQAALLRTESRGGHTRDDHPNMEADWRNTLLVCSVVGDMSAHPDSVVPDVTVTREPQLPMRPELLELFDIDELAKYYTDAELAEHPGRKA; the protein is encoded by the coding sequence ATGACGGAAGTCGAACGGCACCAGTACGACGTCGTGGTCATCGGTGCCGGGGGCGCCGGACTGCGAGCCGTCATCGAGGCCCGCGAGCAGGGCCTGTCCGTCGCAGTCGTCTGCAAGTCGCTGTTCGGCAAGGCGCACACCGTCATGGCCGAGGGCGGGTGCGCCGCCGCGATGGGAAACGCCAACGACAAGGACACGTGGCAGACCCATTTTCAGGACACGATGCGCGGCGGCAAATTCCTCAACAACTGGCGGATGGCCGAACTGCACGCCCGCGAGGCCCCCGACCGGGTGTGGGAACTCGAAACGTACGGCGCCCTGTTCGACCGGACCCCCGACGGCCGGATCAGCCAGCGCAACTTCGGCGGTCACACGTATCCGCGGCTCGCGCACGTCGGTGACCGCACCGGCCTCGAACTGATCCGCACCATGCAGCAGAAGATCGTGTCGCTGCAGCAGGAAGACTTCGCCGCCACCGGCGACTACGAGGCCCGCATCAAGATCTTCGCCGAGTGCACCATCTCCGAGCTCACCAAGGACGGCGACCGGATCTCGGGCGCCTTCGGATACTGGCGCGAGAGTGGACGTTTCGTCCTGTTCGAGGCGCCCGCCGTGGTGATGGCCACGGGCGGAATCGGCAAGTCGTTCAAGGTGACGTCGAACTCGTGGGAGTACACCGGCGACGGTCACGCCCTCGCCCTCCGCGCGGGCGCCAACCTCATCAACATGGAATTCGTGCAGTTCCACCCCACCGGCATGGTGTGGCCGCCCAGCGTCAAGGGGATCCTCGTGACCGAGGGTGTCCGCGGCGACGGCGGGGTACTGAAGAACTCCGAGGGCGAGCGGTTCATGTTCTCGTACATCCCGCCGGTCTTCAAAGGCCAGTACGCGGAGACCGAGGAGGAGGCCGACGGCTGGTACGAGGACTCCGACAACAACCGCCGCACCCCGGACCTGCTGCCCCGCGACGAGGTGGCCCGCGCCATCAACTCCGAGGTCAAGGCAGGCAGGCAGACCCCGCACGGCGGCGTGTACCTCGACATCGCCTCGCGGATGCCCGCCGACGAGATCGTGCGGCGCCTGCCGTCGATGTACCACCAGTTCAAGGAACTCGCGGACGTCGACATCACCAAGGAGCAGATGGAGGTCGGACCGACCTGTCACTACGTGATGGGCGGCATCGAGGTCGACCCCGACAGCGGATCGTCCAGCGTCGCCGGGTTGTTCGCCGCGGGGGAGTGCTCGGGCGGAATGCACGGTTCCAACCGGCTCGGCGGCAACTCGCTGTCCGACCTCCTCGTGTTCGGGCGTCGCGCGGGGCTCGGGGCCGCGGAATACGTGAAGTCGCTGCAGGAGCGGCCCGCCGTCTCGGCGGCCGCCGTGGACGCGGCGGCACGGATGTTGTTGTCGCCGTTCGATCCGTCGGTCGAGGAGGGCGGCACCACCGAGAACCCGTACACCCTCCACACCGAACTGCAGCAGACCATGAACGACCTCGTCGGCATCATCCGGAAGGAAGACGAGATCGCGCGCGCCCTGGAGAAACTCACCGAGATCAAGGGCCGGATCGGGGGCGTCGAGGTGGAGGGGCACCGACAGTTCAATCCCGGCTGGCACCTCGCCGTGGACCTGCGGAACATGGTGCTGGTCAGCGAATGCGTCGCGCAGGCGGCCCTGCTGCGCACGGAAAGTCGCGGCGGGCACACCCGCGACGACCACCCGAACATGGAGGCGGACTGGCGCAACACCCTGCTGGTGTGCAGCGTGGTCGGCGACATGTCCGCGCACCCCGATTCCGTGGTCCCGGACGTCACGGTCACCCGCGAGCCCCAGCTCCCGATGCGACCGGAACTGCTGGAGCTGTTCGACATCGACGAACTGGCCAAGTACTACACCGACGCCGAACTTGCGGAACATCCGGGAAGGAAGGCCTGA
- the bioD gene encoding dethiobiotin synthase yields the protein MSILMVTGTSTDVGKTVVTAALAAAAREAGLSVAVCKPAQTGVGPGEPGDLAEVTRLSGVTAVVELARYPEPLAPDTAARRSGLPMLRCEDVVETVRALADRHDLVLVEGAGGLLVRMGAEGFTLLDLALALGAPAVVVAAAGLGTLNHTQLTTRALAAAGVACAGTVIGSWPEEPGLAERCNLDDLPAVTGVEVTGSVPAGSGRLAPASFAAAASTWFDGTWLKTTITAAEPDGQDSASTDSTLPAGSVNQAMSGPLPRMIPLSS from the coding sequence ATGAGCATCCTGATGGTCACCGGAACGTCGACGGACGTCGGCAAGACCGTGGTCACGGCGGCGCTCGCGGCGGCCGCGCGCGAGGCCGGACTGTCCGTCGCGGTGTGCAAGCCCGCGCAGACCGGGGTCGGGCCGGGAGAGCCGGGCGATCTGGCGGAGGTGACCCGGCTGTCCGGTGTCACCGCGGTGGTGGAACTCGCCCGCTATCCCGAACCGCTGGCCCCCGACACCGCCGCCCGGCGCAGCGGCCTGCCGATGCTGCGGTGCGAAGACGTCGTCGAGACGGTCCGAGCCCTCGCCGACCGGCACGATCTGGTCCTGGTGGAGGGCGCGGGCGGGCTGCTGGTTCGGATGGGTGCCGAGGGTTTCACGCTGCTCGATCTCGCGCTCGCTCTCGGCGCACCGGCCGTGGTGGTCGCGGCGGCGGGACTCGGCACCCTCAATCACACCCAACTCACGACCCGGGCACTGGCGGCGGCCGGGGTCGCCTGTGCAGGCACGGTGATCGGGTCGTGGCCGGAAGAGCCCGGGCTTGCCGAGCGGTGCAATCTGGACGACCTGCCCGCCGTGACGGGCGTCGAGGTGACGGGCTCGGTGCCGGCGGGCAGCGGCCGCCTCGCCCCGGCGTCGTTCGCTGCGGCCGCGTCAACGTGGTTCGACGGCACCTGGCTGAAGACGACGATCACGGCCGCTGAGCCGGACGGTCAGGATTCCGCGAGCACCGACAGCACGTTGCCTGCCGGGTCGGTGAACCAGGCGATGTCCGGACCGTTGCCGCGCATGATTCCCTTGTCGTCCTGA
- the glgX gene encoding glycogen debranching protein GlgX translates to MEASESTGTTPIPVWPGSAYPLGATYDGAGTNFSLFSEVAEAVDLCLIAKDGTETRVRLDEVDGYVWHAYLPTVVPGQRYGYRIHGPWDPSAGHRCDPSKLLLDPYGKAFDGEFDGDRSLFSYDIDASAESAPEESGDEESGDDALIVDTDDDIEAEDAADALTVEAEEDSAPGLPGHDSLGHTMTTVVINPFFDWAADRAPKHPYHDTVIYEAHVKGMTATHPGVPEELRGTYAGLAHPVIIDHLVDLGVTAIELMPVHQFMHDQTLLDKGLRNYWGYNTFGFLAPHTGYSSAEKPGAAVSEFKAMVRSFHEAGIEVILDVVYNHTAEGNHLGPTISFRGIDNAAYYRLVDGDAEHYMDYTGTGNSLNARHPHTLQLIMDSLRYWVTEMHVDGFRFDLASTLARELHDVDRLSAFFDLVQQDPIVSQVKLIAEPWDIGEGGYQVGNFPGLWTEWNGKYRDTVRDYWRGEPATLGEFASRLTGSSDLYEATGRRPGASINFVIAHDGFTLHDLVSYNEKHNEANGEDNNDGESHNRSWNCGVEGPTDDPEILDLRGRQSRNILATLLLSQGTPMLAHGDEMGRTQQGNNNVYCQDSELSWMDWSLADSNADLVEFTKRVIALRMKNPVFRRRRFFEGTPIRSGDQTRDIAWLTPSGEEMTPEDWDSGFGKSLAVFLNGEGIPEPNHRGERVVGDSFLLCFNAHDEEIEFSTPNSDYADEWAVVLDTAVPTGAKEAVIKAGNSLQVESRSLVVLRRTA, encoded by the coding sequence ATGGAAGCGAGCGAGTCGACCGGCACCACGCCCATTCCCGTGTGGCCCGGCAGCGCCTACCCACTGGGCGCCACCTACGACGGGGCAGGGACGAACTTCTCCTTGTTTTCCGAGGTCGCCGAGGCGGTCGATCTGTGCCTGATCGCGAAGGACGGCACGGAGACGCGGGTGCGCCTCGACGAGGTCGACGGCTACGTGTGGCACGCGTACCTGCCGACCGTCGTGCCCGGGCAGCGGTACGGGTACCGGATCCACGGCCCGTGGGATCCGTCGGCCGGGCACCGCTGCGACCCCAGCAAGCTGCTCCTCGACCCCTACGGCAAGGCGTTCGACGGCGAGTTCGACGGCGACCGGTCCCTGTTCTCCTACGACATCGACGCGTCCGCCGAGTCCGCCCCGGAGGAATCCGGCGACGAAGAATCCGGGGACGACGCCCTGATCGTCGACACGGACGACGACATCGAGGCGGAGGACGCCGCGGACGCACTCACAGTGGAAGCCGAGGAAGACTCGGCCCCGGGACTGCCCGGACACGATTCGCTCGGCCACACGATGACGACGGTCGTGATCAACCCGTTCTTCGACTGGGCCGCAGACCGCGCACCGAAACACCCCTACCACGACACGGTGATCTACGAGGCCCACGTCAAGGGCATGACGGCGACGCATCCCGGTGTGCCGGAAGAACTTCGCGGCACGTACGCGGGCCTCGCGCATCCGGTGATCATCGACCACCTCGTCGACCTCGGCGTCACCGCGATCGAACTGATGCCGGTGCATCAGTTCATGCACGATCAGACCCTGCTCGACAAGGGGCTGCGGAACTACTGGGGTTACAACACGTTCGGCTTCCTGGCCCCGCACACCGGGTATTCGTCGGCGGAGAAGCCGGGCGCCGCGGTGTCGGAGTTCAAGGCTATGGTCCGCTCGTTCCACGAGGCGGGCATCGAGGTGATCCTCGACGTGGTCTACAACCACACCGCCGAGGGCAACCATCTCGGTCCGACCATCTCGTTCCGCGGCATCGACAACGCCGCCTACTACCGGCTCGTCGACGGCGACGCCGAGCACTACATGGACTACACGGGCACGGGGAACAGCCTCAACGCCCGGCACCCGCACACGCTGCAGCTGATCATGGACTCGCTGCGGTACTGGGTCACCGAGATGCACGTCGACGGATTCCGGTTCGATCTCGCGTCGACGCTCGCCCGCGAACTGCACGACGTCGACCGGCTCTCCGCGTTCTTCGACCTCGTCCAGCAGGATCCGATCGTCAGCCAGGTCAAGCTCATCGCCGAACCCTGGGACATCGGCGAGGGCGGTTACCAAGTGGGCAACTTCCCCGGACTGTGGACGGAGTGGAACGGCAAGTACCGCGACACGGTCCGCGACTACTGGCGCGGCGAACCGGCGACGCTCGGCGAGTTCGCGTCCCGGCTCACCGGCTCCTCCGACCTCTACGAGGCCACCGGACGCCGCCCCGGCGCGAGCATCAACTTCGTCATCGCCCACGACGGGTTCACCCTGCACGACCTCGTGTCGTACAACGAGAAGCACAACGAAGCCAACGGCGAGGACAACAACGACGGCGAGAGCCACAACCGGTCCTGGAACTGCGGGGTCGAGGGCCCGACGGACGACCCGGAGATCCTCGATCTGCGCGGGCGGCAGAGCCGCAACATCCTGGCCACCCTTCTGCTCAGCCAGGGCACGCCGATGCTGGCGCACGGGGACGAGATGGGCCGCACCCAGCAGGGCAACAACAACGTGTACTGCCAGGACTCGGAACTGTCGTGGATGGACTGGTCGCTGGCCGACTCCAACGCCGACCTCGTCGAGTTCACCAAACGGGTGATCGCACTGCGGATGAAGAATCCGGTGTTCCGTCGCCGCCGGTTCTTCGAGGGCACCCCCATCCGCAGCGGTGACCAGACCCGCGACATCGCCTGGCTCACCCCGTCCGGTGAGGAGATGACCCCCGAAGACTGGGACAGCGGTTTCGGGAAGTCGCTCGCGGTGTTCCTCAACGGCGAGGGCATCCCCGAACCCAACCATCGCGGGGAGCGGGTGGTCGGCGACTCCTTCCTGCTGTGTTTCAACGCGCACGACGAGGAGATCGAGTTCTCCACGCCGAACTCCGATTACGCCGACGAGTGGGCGGTCGTGCTCGACACCGCCGTGCCGACGGGCGCGAAGGAAGCGGTGATCAAGGCGGGGAATTCGCTGCAGGTCGAGTCCCGGTCGCTGGTCGTGCTGCGCCGGACCGCCTGA
- a CDS encoding VOC family protein, with translation MADATIGSILLASTHPERLRDWYTAAFSPKVDRTPGEPGYDVLDFDGFYIMLDRRDDVGDTNPEPGRVLLNVEVADARAAAGRLDELGATWLSPLEDRDGSWFGTAVDPDGNYVQIIQLSAQARAEMS, from the coding sequence ATGGCCGACGCCACGATCGGAAGCATCCTGCTCGCCAGCACACACCCCGAACGATTGCGGGACTGGTACACGGCTGCGTTCTCGCCGAAAGTCGACCGCACCCCCGGCGAACCGGGCTACGACGTCCTCGATTTCGACGGTTTCTACATCATGCTCGACCGGCGCGACGACGTCGGCGACACGAATCCCGAGCCCGGGCGCGTCCTCCTCAACGTCGAGGTCGCCGACGCCCGCGCCGCCGCCGGCCGCCTCGACGAACTCGGTGCCACGTGGCTGTCCCCGCTGGAGGATCGCGACGGCAGCTGGTTCGGCACCGCCGTCGACCCCGACGGCAATTACGTCCAGATCATCCAGCTCAGCGCGCAGGCGCGGGCCGAGATGTCCTGA